In Leptospiraceae bacterium, the following are encoded in one genomic region:
- a CDS encoding lauroyl acyltransferase: protein MKQIGYFISFLIAYFLYLPFKILPYRICLSYGVGITKVLFPFAKKHRKIAYENISFAFPNLTDEEKLILVKKHFQHLGRLLAGTLFASRMNKEWMDKYLSYDPESLKIEQETNKEGIGVVLVSGHLGSWELLVQFMGLRMKGAGIYKKIRNPFVDKWVKSLRESNGILLVTTDESSRVMKLLKDGYWIGFGSDQNAGKAGIFVNFFNRPASTFQGPALMAYLTGAKLLLYSVLCGENGKAIVRVHNFGIIDKKKFPNRDAAVRHYTELWTNKLEEEIKLFPEQYFWVHRRWRTKPGDFPGQT from the coding sequence ATGAAACAAATTGGTTATTTTATTTCGTTTTTAATTGCATATTTTTTATATCTTCCCTTTAAGATTTTACCTTATCGAATTTGCCTAAGCTATGGAGTTGGAATCACTAAAGTATTATTTCCATTTGCCAAAAAACATAGAAAAATCGCCTATGAGAATATTTCGTTTGCATTTCCTAATCTAACAGACGAGGAAAAATTAATCTTAGTCAAAAAACATTTCCAGCATCTAGGGCGGTTACTCGCAGGTACCCTCTTCGCTTCTAGAATGAATAAAGAGTGGATGGATAAATACCTTTCCTATGACCCTGAGTCGTTAAAAATAGAACAGGAAACAAATAAAGAAGGAATTGGTGTAGTATTAGTTTCGGGTCACTTAGGAAGTTGGGAGTTATTAGTTCAGTTCATGGGACTTAGAATGAAAGGAGCAGGGATTTATAAAAAAATTCGAAACCCATTTGTGGATAAGTGGGTGAAATCGCTACGAGAAAGCAATGGAATTTTACTTGTCACAACTGATGAATCTAGTCGAGTAATGAAACTTTTAAAAGATGGGTATTGGATAGGATTTGGCTCTGACCAAAATGCTGGGAAAGCAGGAATATTTGTAAACTTCTTCAATCGCCCTGCTTCCACTTTTCAAGGCCCGGCTCTTATGGCATACCTCACTGGAGCCAAATTACTATTATACTCAGTGCTCTGTGGTGAAAACGGCAAAGCAATCGTTCGAGTCCACAATTTCGGAATTATTGACAAAAAGAAATTTCCAAATAGAGATGCGGCTGTTCGCCATTATACTGAACTTTGGACAAATAAACTAGAAGAAGAAATAAAACTTTTTCCCGAACAGTATTTTTGGGTACACAGAAGATGGCGCACAAAACCTGGAGATTTTCCTGGACAAACTTGA
- a CDS encoding DEAD/DEAH box helicase family protein, with protein sequence MKEPKKTKPKVQNIDFPFYVYLELFLKEERKRIYSSYTPLTRKFLHFNNPENPSAYLRKPQFEALEMYVFLKEFCHNKFLYQIFEDWFYKKEEFTNRKEIGIDAQNQLSMFGPSEILDTTSKELFKAVFEGIQKFQQIYPNYIFALTMGLGKTVLMATSIFYEFLLANKFPNDERFCHNALVFAPDKTVLQSLKEIQTFDFSKVVPPEYVSWIETNTHFFFLDETGDALNAIDNSKFNIIISNTQKIILKKKTKTKTGAQELFESHPAVYKAKSSNQDYLDLYGFDLEEVDLITNQRFAKLTRFKQLGIYVDEAHHVFGNALAADFGLKQTATSLRVTINELAENLKQTGTKVVGCYNYTGTPFVGSRLLPEVVYAYGLKDAIQNRYLKKVKISGFENIKDQTIPFIRLAIQEFWTAYNGKLFEGLLPKIAFFASTIEELQLELKPAVEQVLSELGISTEKILVNVGDSSITTNDDIREFKNLDTPQSDKQFILLVNKGKEGWNCRSLFGVGLHREPKSKVFVLQATMRCLRQITSYQETGLVFLSDENVKTLEAELKENFRLSVSDLNNADDGKETVEVRIVPPPIKVKLNLTRKLHQLKEKKLKDGIDLELEKVDTGKYKILRSERSIHDIGKKISADRDVTYIKEKRTFSELTLVAEIAKYLNLSPLKINHLLSSTKQGTKEILKSVNEFNELLYDWVIPHLFKELYEIIEFKTKEEVEIELVKPPKEGDSFRMRAKKELVVKIEDSGYAEIAGKSFHLDRYCFDSLPEKKIFDILIHDSKVEGVWFTGMLTHGQTDFFINYIEPDSNTLRSYYPDFLIKLRNGSYQILEIKGDHLIDDSVVRAKAEYASQLANLNAMEYKLLKSSEILHHSFKMYE encoded by the coding sequence ATGAAAGAACCTAAAAAAACAAAACCCAAAGTTCAAAATATTGATTTTCCTTTTTATGTATATTTAGAATTGTTTTTGAAAGAAGAACGAAAGAGAATCTATTCGAGTTATACACCACTTACCCGCAAGTTTTTGCATTTTAATAATCCTGAGAATCCGTCGGCTTATTTGCGTAAGCCTCAATTTGAAGCTCTGGAGATGTATGTTTTCTTAAAAGAGTTTTGTCATAATAAATTTCTCTATCAAATATTCGAAGATTGGTTTTATAAAAAAGAAGAATTTACAAATCGAAAAGAAATTGGTATAGATGCACAGAATCAGTTGAGCATGTTCGGACCTTCGGAAATTTTAGATACAACGAGTAAGGAACTTTTTAAGGCTGTATTTGAAGGCATTCAGAAATTTCAGCAGATCTATCCAAACTATATTTTCGCTCTCACAATGGGACTTGGAAAGACTGTGCTCATGGCAACTTCTATTTTCTATGAATTTCTTCTTGCAAATAAATTTCCCAATGATGAAAGATTTTGTCATAACGCACTTGTATTTGCTCCTGATAAAACTGTCTTGCAATCTTTGAAAGAAATTCAAACTTTTGATTTTTCAAAAGTAGTTCCGCCTGAGTATGTAAGTTGGATAGAGACTAACACACATTTCTTTTTCTTAGATGAAACAGGAGATGCGTTAAACGCCATAGATAATTCCAAATTCAATATCATCATTTCCAATACTCAAAAAATTATTCTAAAAAAGAAAACTAAAACAAAGACCGGTGCTCAGGAATTGTTTGAATCTCATCCTGCTGTCTACAAAGCAAAAAGTTCTAATCAAGATTATTTAGACCTATATGGCTTTGATTTGGAAGAGGTGGATTTAATTACAAACCAACGTTTTGCTAAGCTTACTCGTTTTAAACAACTAGGAATTTATGTAGATGAGGCACATCACGTTTTTGGAAATGCACTTGCTGCTGACTTTGGTCTAAAGCAAACAGCGACTAGCCTCCGTGTTACTATAAATGAATTAGCAGAAAATTTAAAACAAACCGGAACAAAAGTTGTAGGCTGTTATAATTATACCGGAACTCCTTTTGTGGGTAGTAGGCTATTACCCGAAGTGGTTTATGCTTATGGATTAAAAGATGCTATTCAGAATAGATATTTAAAGAAAGTAAAAATCAGTGGATTTGAAAATATAAAAGACCAGACTATTCCTTTTATTCGCTTAGCAATTCAAGAATTTTGGACAGCGTATAATGGCAAACTCTTTGAAGGACTTCTTCCTAAGATTGCTTTCTTTGCTTCTACCATTGAAGAGTTACAATTAGAGCTAAAGCCAGCAGTCGAACAAGTATTATCCGAGCTAGGTATCTCTACTGAAAAGATTTTAGTCAATGTGGGAGACTCTTCTATTACGACTAACGATGACATTCGGGAATTCAAAAATCTAGATACTCCACAATCTGACAAACAATTCATCTTACTGGTCAACAAAGGAAAAGAAGGTTGGAATTGTCGGTCCTTATTTGGAGTTGGTTTGCATAGAGAGCCAAAGTCCAAAGTATTTGTTCTCCAGGCAACGATGCGCTGTCTGCGGCAAATCACGAGTTACCAAGAAACAGGTCTTGTATTTCTTTCGGATGAAAATGTAAAAACATTGGAAGCAGAACTGAAAGAGAACTTTCGATTATCCGTTAGTGACTTAAACAATGCCGACGATGGAAAAGAAACCGTCGAAGTAAGAATTGTTCCACCACCGATTAAGGTAAAACTCAATCTTACTCGAAAACTTCATCAATTAAAAGAAAAGAAACTAAAAGATGGAATTGATTTAGAACTAGAAAAAGTAGACACTGGAAAATATAAAATCCTCCGTTCCGAAAGAAGTATCCATGACATCGGAAAGAAAATATCGGCAGACAGAGATGTTACTTATATCAAAGAGAAAAGAACTTTCTCTGAGTTGACTTTAGTCGCTGAGATCGCAAAGTATTTGAATCTTTCCCCATTAAAAATCAATCATTTGCTTTCATCGACCAAACAAGGAACGAAAGAAATTTTAAAATCTGTAAACGAATTCAACGAGCTTTTATATGACTGGGTCATCCCGCATTTATTTAAAGAGCTTTATGAAATTATAGAATTTAAAACTAAAGAAGAAGTCGAGATCGAATTAGTAAAACCTCCGAAAGAAGGAGATAGTTTCAGAATGAGAGCCAAGAAAGAATTGGTTGTTAAAATAGAAGATAGCGGTTACGCAGAAATAGCCGGTAAGTCTTTTCATTTAGATCGTTATTGTTTTGATTCTTTACCTGAAAAAAAGATTTTTGATATTCTAATTCATGATAGTAAAGTTGAAGGAGTTTGGTTTACCGGAATGCTCACTCATGGACAGACTGATTTTTTTATAAATTATATTGAACCAGATTCAAATACACTCAGAAGTTATTATCCCGATTTTCTGATCAAGTTAAGAAATGGGTCCTACCAAATTTTAGAAATTAAGGGTGATCATTTAATTGACGATTCCGTAGTTCGAGCCAAAGCAGAATATGCTTCACAGTTAGCAAACTTAAATGCAATGGAATACAAACTACTAAAGAGTTCAGAAATTTTACATCACTCGTTTAAGATGTATGAGTAA
- a CDS encoding lipase translates to MKAKFLTIIFTLFFSLPVGLFAGPLDGTCIALVHGILGFDDTQGLAGGLVKYWGGLDNYLRSQGAKVNTPGSSPLNSIQKRSELTRDVLVPWMAANSCTKVHLIGHSQGGLVVRYMASNTTLGFKSRVATVSTVDAVHKGAPLADIVLGIIPSWLQPFANTALGAFSSLFYGKKPMDVIAMGKSLAVSTVNSFNAATPNVSGMKYYSYANKMAWADPVQHLLMAPTYPITWAGGLFYGLGSANDGVVPFESQKWGTFKGEASANWYATGIDHLQATNLSWSGQNFFDVTGWYLGIAQTAKAGL, encoded by the coding sequence ATGAAAGCTAAATTTTTAACAATCATCTTCACCCTCTTCTTCTCTCTCCCAGTTGGTTTATTTGCTGGTCCTCTTGATGGAACTTGTATTGCCCTAGTCCACGGTATTCTTGGATTTGACGATACACAAGGTCTTGCTGGTGGACTCGTAAAATACTGGGGTGGACTAGACAATTATCTTCGTTCTCAGGGAGCAAAAGTTAATACTCCTGGTAGTTCTCCACTTAACAGTATCCAAAAAAGATCTGAGTTAACAAGAGATGTTCTTGTTCCTTGGATGGCAGCCAACAGTTGTACAAAAGTACATTTGATTGGTCACTCACAAGGTGGTCTTGTAGTTCGTTACATGGCTTCCAATACTACATTAGGTTTTAAATCTAGAGTAGCAACAGTGAGCACTGTCGATGCTGTTCATAAAGGGGCTCCACTTGCTGATATCGTTCTCGGAATTATTCCAAGTTGGTTGCAACCGTTTGCAAACACTGCACTCGGTGCTTTTTCTAGTTTATTTTACGGAAAAAAACCAATGGATGTTATCGCAATGGGAAAATCACTCGCTGTTAGTACTGTGAATTCATTTAATGCTGCAACTCCAAATGTTTCTGGAATGAAATACTATTCCTATGCAAACAAAATGGCTTGGGCAGATCCAGTTCAACATTTATTAATGGCACCTACTTACCCAATCACTTGGGCAGGTGGTTTGTTCTACGGTCTTGGTAGTGCAAATGATGGAGTGGTTCCTTTTGAATCTCAAAAATGGGGAACTTTCAAAGGAGAAGCTTCTGCAAACTGGTATGCTACAGGTATTGATCATTTGCAAGCTACTAACCTAAGTTGGAGTGGTCAAAACTTCTTTGATGTAACTGGCTGGTACTTAGGTATCGCACAAACAGCGAAGGCTGGTCTTTAA
- a CDS encoding PIN domain protein produces the protein MRIYLDNCCFNRPYDDQSQFKIRIESEAKLEIQEKVKNGLIELVWSFLLDYENSKNIDGQKQNEIYNFEKYSKIYFIGTEETEKISKKFQSIGIGKKDSIHLACAIETESDYFITTDKGILNKKNQISEISILNPVDFIIQIGETK, from the coding sequence ATGCGTATTTACCTAGATAATTGTTGTTTTAATAGACCTTACGACGACCAAAGTCAGTTTAAGATTAGAATTGAGAGTGAAGCAAAACTGGAGATTCAAGAGAAAGTGAAAAATGGTTTGATTGAATTAGTCTGGTCATTTCTACTAGATTACGAAAATTCAAAGAATATAGATGGACAAAAGCAAAATGAAATTTACAATTTCGAGAAGTATTCTAAGATTTACTTTATTGGCACAGAAGAGACTGAAAAAATCTCGAAAAAGTTTCAGTCAATTGGAATAGGAAAAAAAGATTCGATTCATCTTGCCTGTGCGATTGAAACTGAATCAGATTATTTCATCACTACAGATAAAGGAATTTTAAATAAGAAAAACCAAATCTCGGAAATTTCTATTTTAAATCCAGTAGATTTTATCATTCAAATAGGAGAAACCAAATGA
- a CDS encoding DUF3089 domain-containing protein, with protein sequence MIKKINYILYFSLILSGCTFLLKPNESIDKSRNLLSPNYSELQFWASHPEKKDAADQVPVNSGFSDKQELAQADVFFIHPTTHLKKDHWNGDLENESLNERTDVGPIRFQATVFNDCCKVYAPRYRQAAIYVFLKETEEGKQALDFAYQDVKNAFLHFEKNYNKGRPWILASHSQGTHHAARLLSEVIQNSKMGKSMVAAYTIGWPYSPKVSGFPVCKSSTETGCLLNWNTYVWDKKPSRLQELYKSGFCVNPLSWSEDNIYVPKESNPGSVPKEFDKILPQIADAKCEDGILWAHKVSEKEFPTLELGKNYHLVDYQLYYKSIRENASLRVKTFLQK encoded by the coding sequence ATGATTAAAAAAATAAATTATATTCTATACTTCTCCTTAATCCTATCTGGATGTACTTTTTTGCTAAAACCCAATGAATCTATCGACAAAAGCAGAAACTTATTATCCCCTAATTATTCAGAATTACAATTCTGGGCTTCTCATCCAGAGAAAAAGGACGCGGCAGACCAAGTTCCCGTTAACTCCGGATTTTCCGACAAACAAGAATTAGCCCAAGCGGATGTATTTTTTATTCACCCTACAACTCATCTAAAAAAAGACCACTGGAATGGAGATTTAGAAAACGAATCATTGAACGAAAGGACAGACGTTGGTCCGATTCGATTCCAAGCCACAGTATTCAATGATTGTTGTAAAGTATACGCACCTCGTTATAGACAAGCAGCAATTTATGTATTTTTAAAAGAAACAGAAGAAGGCAAACAAGCATTAGACTTTGCTTACCAAGATGTAAAAAATGCATTTTTGCATTTTGAAAAAAACTATAACAAAGGTAGACCATGGATCCTTGCGTCTCATAGCCAAGGAACACACCATGCGGCAAGATTACTTTCAGAAGTAATTCAAAATTCGAAAATGGGTAAATCTATGGTAGCCGCTTACACAATCGGTTGGCCATACAGTCCGAAAGTTTCCGGTTTTCCTGTATGTAAATCCTCGACTGAAACTGGTTGTTTGCTCAATTGGAATACTTATGTTTGGGACAAAAAACCAAGTAGATTACAAGAACTATATAAATCTGGATTTTGTGTTAATCCTCTTAGTTGGTCAGAGGATAATATCTATGTACCAAAAGAGTCTAATCCCGGCAGTGTACCAAAAGAATTTGATAAAATCCTTCCACAAATCGCTGATGCTAAATGCGAAGATGGAATCCTGTGGGCACATAAAGTATCTGAAAAAGAATTTCCTACTTTAGAATTAGGAAAAAATTATCACTTAGTTGATTATCAACTTTATTACAAAAGTATTCGAGAAAATGCAAGTCTACGAGTAAAAACATTTTTACAAAAGTAA
- a CDS encoding aminotransferase class V-fold PLP-dependent enzyme, giving the protein MSEILYFDYNATHPPFSEILLEAYKDYSQNFFNPSGATRFSLSRQSVLENARSYFAEISGKDKNQFVFCSTGTEANALLVASLVSYLKNFKRVIVSPFEHSSFYGSLDYYNIPFELLKTDKTGLVDLNDLETKMKEEVSPVFIIYAANETGVIQPIREIHSILSRYGMPIFSDLMQAFGKMEIDYSILEGFTFSGHKIGAGMGASLVYLPNQYLKKDFGVFKGGNQENSHRAGTENSPAILAFQKSAKLQLASLSEKNNRLIKFKTQIESSLKNVGAEIISEDSPRLASTTFTILPIEEIDFFMMGMEEANIVISTGSSCKSRTRDPSFSLLRMGYSKEEALRAIRISSGYYTEQEDVNQLIQYISQIISKLS; this is encoded by the coding sequence GTGAGTGAGATTCTGTATTTTGATTACAACGCCACTCACCCTCCCTTTTCAGAAATTCTTTTAGAGGCATATAAGGATTATTCACAAAATTTTTTTAATCCTTCTGGAGCAACTCGATTTTCACTTTCTAGGCAATCTGTATTGGAAAATGCGCGGAGTTATTTTGCTGAAATTTCTGGAAAAGATAAAAATCAATTCGTATTTTGTTCTACCGGAACTGAGGCAAATGCACTTTTAGTCGCATCTTTAGTGAGTTACTTAAAGAATTTTAAAAGAGTAATAGTTTCTCCTTTTGAACATTCTTCTTTTTATGGAAGTTTGGATTATTATAATATTCCCTTCGAACTTTTAAAAACAGATAAAACTGGTTTAGTTGATTTGAATGATCTGGAAACCAAAATGAAAGAAGAAGTTTCTCCTGTATTCATAATTTATGCAGCCAATGAGACTGGGGTCATACAACCTATTCGAGAAATTCATTCGATTCTTAGTCGTTATGGGATGCCAATTTTTTCTGATTTAATGCAAGCATTTGGAAAAATGGAAATTGATTATTCTATTTTAGAAGGGTTTACATTTAGTGGACACAAAATCGGTGCAGGAATGGGAGCAAGTTTAGTATACTTACCCAATCAATATCTCAAAAAAGATTTCGGTGTTTTTAAAGGCGGAAACCAAGAGAACAGTCACCGTGCCGGCACAGAAAATAGTCCAGCTATTCTCGCTTTTCAAAAGTCCGCCAAATTGCAATTAGCCTCTTTATCCGAAAAAAACAATCGACTAATAAAATTTAAAACTCAAATAGAATCTTCCCTAAAAAATGTAGGTGCAGAAATTATTTCAGAGGATTCTCCTAGACTTGCCTCAACTACTTTTACTATTCTTCCTATTGAAGAGATTGATTTTTTTATGATGGGAATGGAAGAGGCTAATATTGTTATATCCACCGGATCATCGTGTAAATCGCGCACTAGGGATCCAAGTTTTTCGTTATTGCGAATGGGGTATTCGAAAGAGGAAGCACTTCGAGCCATTCGAATATCGTCTGGGTATTATACTGAACAAGAAGATGTAAATCAACTTATTCAGTATATTTCCCAAATCATTTCCAAGTTGAGTTGA
- a CDS encoding lipase: MDKKVSIGIITLALVLAVSYLVFGGSPSKKKPSTSGGEEMQDGKSIGSNTTQPFGDQTGFWDETLSPFQGSEKKGYLELITDLKSGKVNFTWEVWALRRKCPEDYTASQCDETIYKFLDTNYTSPDKEKMKELFKAYFQYEDEARKMEFPDNISFQERYDILKQRRRAIVGDEKAELFFGMEEAQVAFIPAAKNFIDSSKNMSGPERVKKYEDLRKKTYGSYLDAVTGREDSFDHYQTEVSLREKELAGLNQEEKEKKLASLQIKYFGKEGAERIEAANKELAAQNKKLSDYEKAEQEFLSSNNGISEKDKEQKLKELRLKMLGEEDAESYARQKQYEEEISKIK; the protein is encoded by the coding sequence ATGGATAAAAAAGTTTCTATTGGAATTATAACATTAGCGCTCGTACTTGCCGTTTCCTACTTAGTTTTTGGAGGAAGTCCTTCCAAAAAAAAGCCTTCTACAAGCGGAGGTGAGGAAATGCAAGATGGAAAAAGTATTGGAAGTAACACAACACAACCTTTTGGGGATCAAACTGGATTTTGGGATGAAACACTTTCTCCCTTTCAAGGATCTGAGAAAAAAGGTTATTTAGAATTAATCACAGATTTAAAATCTGGAAAAGTAAATTTCACATGGGAAGTTTGGGCTTTAAGACGTAAATGTCCGGAAGATTATACTGCAAGCCAATGTGATGAAACTATTTACAAGTTCTTAGATACAAATTACACAAGCCCAGATAAAGAAAAAATGAAAGAACTATTTAAGGCTTATTTTCAATACGAAGATGAAGCTAGAAAAATGGAATTTCCAGATAATATAAGTTTTCAAGAACGTTACGATATTTTAAAACAAAGACGTAGAGCTATTGTTGGGGATGAAAAAGCGGAACTATTTTTTGGAATGGAAGAAGCACAAGTTGCGTTTATCCCTGCTGCAAAAAATTTCATTGATTCTTCAAAAAACATGAGCGGACCTGAGAGAGTCAAAAAATACGAAGATCTTCGTAAAAAAACCTACGGTTCCTATTTAGATGCTGTGACAGGAAGAGAAGATTCTTTTGACCACTACCAAACTGAAGTTAGCCTCAGAGAAAAAGAATTGGCAGGACTCAACCAAGAAGAAAAAGAAAAAAAACTAGCCTCTTTACAAATCAAATATTTTGGGAAAGAAGGAGCTGAAAGGATAGAAGCGGCTAATAAAGAATTGGCTGCACAAAACAAAAAACTATCCGATTACGAAAAAGCAGAACAGGAATTTCTTTCTTCCAACAATGGTATTTCCGAAAAAGATAAAGAACAAAAATTAAAAGAACTTAGATTGAAAATGCTTGGGGAAGAAGATGCAGAATCTTATGCTCGTCAAAAGCAATACGAAGAAGAGATTAGTAAAATTAAATGA